GAACAGGAAGCTTACTTGATTCAAAGTATTCCCCTTAGTACACGGAAACCACCAAACCAGTTGATTTAGAATGCGAAGCTGAATGGAAAATTTACAACCAAGAGTGCATATTATCTTTCAAGATTCATGGGTGAGGTGCATGGTTAAGTAAGTAGCGGATCCTCAATTACCgtataaattaattttctatGAAAGGCCTTGTGGAGGGCTCAAGTACCTGAGAAAGTGAAGATTTGTGTTTGGCGGATTTGTTGGAATGCTTTACCAACCTGTAATAACCTaagcaaaaagaaaatcacCATGGATGATGTGTGCATGTTTTGTAATGgagaaaatgaaactttagtgcATTTGATAGGAAATTGTCTGAGAGCAGCGTCGGTGTGGTTGTCTTGTTCGTTAAGGCTACGAAGCCGGACAAACTCAATGGAGAGTATGATGGATTGGATAGCTAAACTTGCAGGTGACTTGTCCAGAGATAGTTTCGATTTATTCCTTATTCTTCTTTGGAGTATGTGGAAAGAAAGGAACTCGAAATGATGGAACTAATTTGTCGGGCAATTAGTTGGATGAAAGAATTCCAACACTGGCATGggacaaatgaaaaacatagCTGTAAAGTTTCTAAAAAATGGAAGAAGCCGAGAGAAGGATGGTACAAGTGTAATTTTGATGCGGCTTAGGATGAAAATAAAAGTATTGGTCGCGGTTGGGGTGGTGGTTCGGAACAATAGGGGTGATTTTGTGGCGGCCTTGGCAAAATGTTATTTCTTCCCCTCTGCTGGCCGAGACTATGGCAGCTAGGGATGCTGCTTGGTTTGTTAAGGAGAAGCATTTACAAGCCTTGGTTTTCGAAGGGGATGCGTCACTTGTGATGGCAGCTCTTCAACTAGATAGTCAACAGGATCACTCGTCGTTCGAAAATATTCTAAATGATTCAGGCATTGCCCCAATGGAAAGTTAGTTTTGGCGGTAGAGAGACGAATAAAGTGGCGCATAAATTAGCACAAATGAGTTTTAGTTGTGATAATCCTATTCTTTGGTTTGAAGAACCTCCTGATGTAATTGTGGATCTTCTCTTTGAGGATAATATTTCCTAATTTGTTTGGTGCGAAACACTTTTTTTCCTTTCGATTGGGTTGAAGTTCGTGGCAAGGTTTTATCGATGCCCATTGTATGCACCCTATCCTCATATTTCTATCATTAATGaatatcatatttttttctcaaaaacaaaGCCAATGTGTTACTACTTTTATGGTATCCTCATTAAGTGAAAAGAAAGATTGACGCCAAGCTTTAATTATAATCAATGAAATGTTAAGATATAACATGACTACTGCTGGTCATCTGGGCAGTGCAATTTAATGTTCACCAAGCCGAGAACACGAAAAAGTCTTTTAGGCATGTTAGCCATTTGTTATCACTACAGAATTAGAAGAAGAAATTCAGTTTAAATTTGAAGAAGATATTTACTCCATTAGGTTATGGTATCCTCATTAAGTGGAAAGTGAAAGACCGACGAACGAATCTTTAATTATAATCAATGCCCACTCAATTTACGGCGTGACTACCATTTGTCATTTAGGTAGTGAGATTTAAAATGTCCACCATGCCGAGAACACAGTAAGGTCATTTACTCATGTTAGCCATTTGTTACCACaacaaaattagaaaatgaaaTCTAGTTTAAATTTGAACGAAATCTATCTGCCATTAGGTTATTGTATTCTCATTaagtgaaaagtgaaaaaccAAGTCCTAATCTTTAAGgctttttaactaaaatggtCATTGAGGTTTGCCtaactcttcactttggtctttgagatttgaaatcaatagaagtggtccctgagattgttcaccatcaatcatCTTGGTCATttggtgaaaaattatgttaaataaggatcaaaataacAAAGTTAACCTCAATACAATAAACAATAGCCAAAatgatttaacaaaaattgagggtatttttatcattttatttttattttatggagatttttgtggaatgatcaaaatgattgattgtggacaaactcagggaccaattatatcgatttcaaatcttaaagaccaaagtgcggagttatgcaaatctcatagaccattttggctaaaaagccaatcTTTAAATCAATGCCTAGTCAAGTTACGGCATGACTACCATTTGTCATTTAGGCATTGAGATTTAGAATGCCCGCCATGCCGAGAACACGGTAAGGTCTTTTAGGCCTATTAGCCATTTGTTATCACTACATAACTAGAAGAAGAAATCCAGTTTAAATTTGAACAAAATCTATACACCATTAGGTTATGGTATCCtcattagagcaactccactcCTAAAAAATGAATTGGCTCAcccaaatgaatagtaattgaccctaatgaacagtaattggccAAGTGCATCTTCACTCCTAAAActaaatagcctagtcaatttttttaaaatattattaatattttattataaaataataacaaataataatttgatttttaatctatgacattttctttatttataaaaaaatattattaatttttgacattttatttatttatttatttataaaatttttatGGCCGAAAaatctggaccgttgatctGAAAATCGAACGGTCCAGATTGTGCTATGTCAGTAGCcattaattttgaatttcaaatttttttagcattggaaatccaacagaCATTGAGGCAGCACGTATCCCCATGCCAGAATCCCATAATGTGCATGCACGATGGGCCCCACCTTTGCGACGCTGTCAGCAACTAATGCCCACGTGCGCGTATTTTCCACGCGCCTAGCTCAAAAAAAGGGTTTCACGTGGCTGACGTCAACTATACGTCATACAACCCGGTTTCTTACTCAGTCCATTATGTGCTGGGCTCAAAGCTGCCCTCCACTTTGGGCCAGCCTATTGGGTGGGGTGGAGTGGGTTTTTTGGGGGGCGAGGGCCGGGGGGGAGGGGTGTGGAGCGTTGATATATAACTAATGGAATGTTTAGAGTAGCCTCATTTCCCGATAAAATGATCTTGTCAGTATTGGTATAAATGACATTTCTCTCATGTTCGGCTATAGTAGTAACTCCGGAATCTAAAGCCACTTGGTATTCCAATCCAGTTCCAACAATGCACTTTTCAGACTGAGAAAACGAAACTGCTTGACGTTGCATATTAGAACTCATTAGAGCCCAATTCGCATTATTATGCTCGATAAAAGGAATTAAGGAAGCTCTAATAGAAAAATATTGGAAGGGAAAAATACTTCGAAGATGAACCTGTTCCCATTCAATAGTCAAGAATTCTTGACGGTATCGAGCTGGAATAACTTGTTCCTCCTGAATACCTCGATTCAACGCCAAAGAATTTCCTGCCGCTACCATGTagtattcatatttacttggtgaTAAATAAAGCATCCTTTTTTATctctcaaaattttcataaaacggACTTTCTAGAGATCCTCAATAACTAATCTTCGCATGAATTGCTAAGGATCCAATAAGTCCAACGTTGATTCCTTCAGACATATCAATGGGGCAAATGCGTCCATAGTGACTATGGTGGATATCTCGTATACGAAAGCTAGCAATTCGCCCTGTCAATCCTCCAGGGCCCAGATAACTTGATTTTCTTCCATGAACTATTTGTGTCAATGGATTAGTTCGGGAGCTTATCCAGATCCCTTCCTCAAGGATCccgaccgttgaaatttgattcaacaactATAAACAAGGGccttctttaaaagttataataactttagccgttgaatcaaatttcaactgcCCAGATCCCTAGACTTGGTGgcttaggaggaagggatccaaagaggatccctttccgatGGAAAAGATCCCCTCTAGATCTCTCCCACCAAATTCTAGGGATCTGGAGATCCggacctttaaaatttgatataacggCCACAAACAGGAgatccctctaaaagttataataattgtaatagtttgattaaatttcaaaagtccaaaTATCCGAATCCCAATgatttgatggaagagatccaAAAGAATACGATAAACATAtttgaaaaaaaggaaaacctcCGAGGTGGCTGTTCGTTGTTGGCTAACATCACCCAGATCCACGTGGGACCCCACAAACCAGAAGTCGTAGGAGAACAAACCCGAAGTGACTGTGATGTACGGAAAGAAAGCCCAATAGAAGCGGTGACGAATGGCATCACTTCACCCATCCCAGCGGCCAATAACAAGCAGCCAGCTACAAAACTGAAAGGGATGCCCCGCGCGCGTCGTAGCTGATTTACGGTAGGTGGCAGAACATGATTCGCCCGTCAGGAGTGGTGGAACTGTGTAGATGTGAATCTAACTGGTGCTTGGAGAGTGGCGTCAGATATCGGGAAGAGACACAGTGAGTTGAAACGGACGAGCGGGGTTATTGGCAGATTCataagagggagaaagagagaggaaaaggaaagggaattACGTCAGAACTGCATGGACGCGTAGCATCAAATGGTGATGCCCGCCGCTTGACCCGCGAATCCAGACAAAGCTTGTTAATTAGGTCAATTATcgaacctttttattttattttattttgtttttggactaaattttggacttttattttattggaaTTAAATATTGGACTCCGGGAATTACAATCTAACCAATAGAAGTTAGAAATGCGTAGTCGGTCCACATACACACTATCTCTCTCTACAAATTCTAGAGAAAACGGAGAGAAAAATATCAAAGATGTTAACCGTTCCATTTAACATTCCTTAGTAATTAGGGGTTGGTttacatgtttgtttttttgtgtaaTCATGGCATTTTCACAGACTGGACTCATTCCATGCATTATACGATTGCATTTTTACCTTTTATAGTAACTAGGGTTTGTTTATATGCTTTATTTTTGTTCGTTTATTGGTGTAACCATGGAAAAAATATGTAAACGAACCCCTTTGAACTAAAAAAAAGAATGGTAAAAAACCTAATTGCCAGCCAATGTTAATGTAAATATGTAAGAtgagtttaattaattatgatggggggttaataataataaaggctGAGGCACCGCACGGTGGCACCATTCAGGTGGGAACGTATGGTTGGTGGCACAAAATACGGAGTTAGGGCTGAGAAAGCAGAGGCAcgaggttttgttttgttgtttctttaATCCGTCATCTCTTAttactctcctttctctctccaaaactgcctcttcttttcttctctctcttactTAATAGGTCATGTATATGAATGGATAGAGGGATGAAATTCAGATAAAAAACCCCAGGAAAAAAACCAATTGAACTTTATctccataaataaaaataaataaataaaaaaaaccaaaaaaccaaaatttatcaGAAATCTTGGTGATGCAAATACATTGAAACTCCCCGGAAACAACCAGACCACACATGGGGGTTGTTGAGAGATttttcttcccccccccccccctccatTTAACCATGCGCCTTCTCTCTCCACACTCCTGAACATAATCACTTCTATATCCTCCACTATTCTACTCTCTCTCCACCGCGGCTCCGCCAGGTTCCAGCCCTGCCTGTGAAGAACTAGggtttgttgaagttgtttttcTGTTGGTCTGCGCAGAATCAATGTTTGTTGAGGCCgatgttttgtgataataacGTGATTAAATATGAATAGATTCACGGATTAGAGAGTGGTGACGTCGCTTTCTGTGACTaagttattattatattttgtgtggTTTAGATATATATCTTTGCTGTTGTTGTTGATAGACCAGATGTTTTATGTTGCCTCTGTGTAAGGGTTTGATACCAAAAGCGGGTCCTTTCAATCTCTTGCTTCCTTAATCCAATACAGTCTTATTTCCTCCCCACTTGCACTTATCCGTacacagaagaagaagaagaattaatcCCCGTATTATCCAATCTCTCTTTCTCAAAAATATCTGATACCAACAGAAAGGcaacaaatacacaaaaaattccgaaagggttttgtttttgttcattgaAGATCAAAAGTTTCAAAAGAAATGAAGAGGGAGCAAGTTCAGGTTCAGGTTCCGGTTCTTCATCACCATCAAGATCTGCATGCAGAAGATCAGGAGGATACTCTCGGAGTGGACCCCAGAGAGATGTGGCTTGACGATAGCCAGGAGACTGCTCTTCTTGCCGATATCAATGACCCTTCCATCTTCTACAACGATCACTTCCCTCCTCTCCCGGACTTCCCATGCAtgtcctcctcttcctcctcatcctccaCTCCTGCACCGGTCAAGCCAGTCACGtgctcttcctcctcttcatcgGTCTCCTCGTCCTCCTCCGCAGCCTCTTGGGCCGTTCTCAAGTCGGACGCGGAGCCCGAAGATGGAGAGAGAAAGCAGCAGCCCAACCAGAACAGTTACCACCACCAGCACTCGCAGATTGATGATCAGACAGTTGATGCGCATGCCTTGTCCTCCACCGCCTCGATGGAGATCTCTCAGCCGTTGGATCTCAGCGGTGGTGGTGGCGGAATAGATTGCATGGATGAGACGGAAACTTTTCGGTACATGGATCTCTTTGAACCCAACGAGTTTTTTGACCCTTCTTCCATTTTCCAAAGTGACAGCCTTTTCATGGAGCAGTTTCAACAAGATCAAGATAATCAGCAATTAGCCATGGCTCAACTATTACAAGACCATCATGAAACCGTTACTACTATTCAGTCAAATccccaacaacaaaaacaagtaGTTGGACATGATGAGGAGAATACTAATAAGGATCTGAGTAATGAAGACAAGGATCCGGACGACATGGCCATGGTGTTCTTGGAGTGGCTGAGGTCCAACAGAGAGACGGTCTCCGCCGAAGACTTGAGAAGTGTGAAGATCAAGAAGTCGACGATCGAGTGCGCCGCCAGGCGCTTGGGCGGAGGAAAAGAGGCCATGAAGCAGTTGCTTAAACTTGTGCTTGAGTGGGTTCAGACCAACCATCTCCAAAAGAGGCGCAGCAATCGCATCATCACCAAAGACTCCAACATAATCACCCAACAACAATACCAAGATCCTtttctaaaccctaaccctaaccctagttcTAGAGTATTTGAATCAAACCCTTCTCGTAATTTCACTCAAACACAATGGATGGCGCCTCCACCACATGCAGCCGCCTATGATCCGGCAGCCGGGGGACCACTTATCCCCACTCCTCCTCCGGCTCCTCCTCCGCCTGCGACTTATCCTTCCATGATGGGGTACATGGCAGCTGACCCTTTTGGGAATGGGCCAAGCCCATACCAAACATCTCCGGAGTATCATCATCACATGATTGAATCCGGTCAGCCATCATGGCCGTCTTCTCCGTTCGGTATGGGAACAGCCCCTTACGGGTCATTCCAGGATAATAACATTCACCTAGCCCCTCCCCTACACCATCCCCAGGCTTTTGCCGGGTACGGCAGTCAATACCAGCCTTATCAATATTTTCCCGGGAATGGTGAGCATCAGTTGATGAGGTTAGGGTCTTCGGCTACCAAAGAGGCAAGGAAGAAACGGATGGCGAGGCAGAGAAGGCTTGTGTCTCACCATAGGCACCACGGCCATCAACAGAATTCTCAGCAACTTAATAATCAAATGCCAGATCATCACCATCTTCAGCAGACAAGGCTTGTTGGGAACACTACTGATCTTAATTGCACTGGTGCTGTGCCGCTGCAGGCCAATCCGGGCAACTGGTTTTACTGGCCCACCGCCACAGCAGCCCCGTCCCCTTCTGCGGTGGCCATGATGCCTAGCATTATGCAGGAAGCCGCACCACTTCCGCCAGTGCAGCAGATGGATCGGCCAGCTAGTACTCAAGCACAGAATTACAATCACGGTCGTAGTGCTGTGCAGGAAAGACAAGAAAGACAGGAGAGGCGTCAGGTGGGTTTGTAATTTGGTGCAGTTTTTTCTTAGCATTTTTATTTCGTTCGATATTAATTGATTGGATACTCtccaaaaatttattaattgattggAATTATATGAACAACAATTGATTACATGCAATTGTGTTTTTTGTAAAGGGATGGAAATCTGAGAAGAATCTGAAGTTTCTTCTTCAGAAGGTGTTGAAGCAGAGTGATGTGGGTAGTCTTGGAAGAATTGTGTTGCCAAAAGTTAGTTATTAATTTCCTTAATTGGTTCGAAAGATTAATTGTATTACTTGTATGGGAAACAAATTGTATTGAGTGGAAATTGTTGTTTTTGGTGTTAATATCAGAAAGAAGCAGAAACccatcttcctgaattggatgcAAGAGATGGGATTTCCATTGCAATGGAGGACATTGGGACTTCTCGTGTGTGGAACATGCGCTACAGGTATTCTACAAATATTGAGTCTCTTAATGTCCATTTTGCAGTCACAAATATTAGGTTCATTAATGTTAATTTCATTGCTTTTAGTACATTCAGAAATTATAAGTAATTTTGTTGCCCCCCTTTCTTCTTTGTATGTGGAGTTTCAGGTACTGGCCCAACAACAAAAGCAGGATGTATCTCCTTGAAAACACAGGTGCGCATTGATGAATTATATTTATTAAGCATCAAGCATTGTTTTAATTGTCTTTCTAAATTTCAACTGATTTATGTTATTGAAGGAGATTTTGTGAGAGCAAATGGACTCCAAGAAGGAGACTTCATAGTCATCTACTCCGACGTGAAATGTAACAAATATGTAAGCATCAAGGACATCACATCCtcttttttaattagtttttttttttttttatcacatgaATATTAATGTTATTAGAGAATTagtaattttttcaaatattgTTGTTAATTAGTATAAACCAAGTTGGCTAGTAATGCGATCCactctaaataaaaaaaaaatggtgttaattatgtttttgttaatgtatatgtatatatgtgtatagATGATACGAGGAGTGAAAGTACGGCAAGCGGGGCCAAAATCAGAGAGGCAGGCCGGGCCAAAATCAGAGGGCAACAAAAGGCCAGGAAAGTCGCAAAGGAACCAGCATGCAAGCACTCCACCTGGCAACAATGGTTCGTCACCTTCTTCAGCCACAACCGCACACAAGAAAGAAAGAGTAAAGTAAGAGATAAGGGAAATGAAAGAGATGACCAACTGCAACTTAGATACCTCTTacgttttttcttctctcttacaTGCATGAAACGAATCGGCTGATGGACGGTGAAGATAGCCTAGGGTTTGATGAATCTCAGTTGATCGACGACTCTCTGCAAATCATATCTAGCTAAGCCTCCTTGTCTTTAATTGGTCCATTTTTCTCTCTGGTCAAGTTAAGCTGCTATTTCATGGAGCAGACCATAATGCGTTAGAAAATAGTGAAGCTTTTTACGCAGGTTGGTTTCAGTCAGGAATGGCAGGACTTTTGGTTTCTGGATAACATGGTCTGATCAGTTACAATGTACAGGCAGTTTCAAAATATTGTTTTGGTTAATTAGGGAGGTGTATTATTATGTGATATTATATGTGTTGGGGCTGATAAATCGGGTATAATATAGCACCCCAATTAAGTTTATAGTGTATGTTGTGCTTGTCAATTATTGACATGTATTTTGTAGAAGTTAAAACTCTTAAATTATTTATATGGGAAGGGATATAATGCTCCTCATTCGTCGTGTACTATTAAAAACATGTTTACATTGCTGTTTGCTGTATGTTGTTATAAGTGGTGTACTATTTGatcatattaaaatatataaactcAACTGCACTATAAATGTATAATTTTCAGCCAGTCGTTATCAGTGACCTATGccgttttatgtatttttaatgAATATCATCGCATTGCACTCGACAGATGGATCGACTTATGTAAAAGGTAATTGTTCTTTTAGAAGGACAAGAAAGGGTATATGGTCATTATTTTGATTATTCATATGGAATTGGATTCTATCATACGCTAGGGAACTAGTATTAGGGAACTATTTTTGGtattctaaaaatttaattatgaacttctcgttattttttttaaatatagaaagttacACATTTAGATTTTTAGtaacagtttttatttttggaagtATAAGGATGGATGCTGCTTTGTGTTCTTTCATCGAGAGCATACTTATTTCCTCACTTATAATTAAGGTCTAAGGTGTAGAATAAGGTATAAGGTATAAATTAAAAACGATgaatattttcttatttaattggCAAACGTTGTTGGTGATGGCCGAAATAAAGATATAAGGTATAAATTAAAAAGGATGgatattttcttatttaattggCAAATGTTGTTGGTGATGGACATGGTAGTGGGAGTAGTCACGACAACATAGATGGCAACAACATTGGTGGTGATGGGAGAGACAATGAAGGTGGCGCACTGGCGCCAATAGTAAGGTGTGATGGTTGGGGTGTACAAGTACAGGTGGTGGCAGCAGAAGTGGTGGTGATATGGTGGTAGTGAAGGTGGTGGAGGTGATGGTGGCGGCGGCGACGTCTTTGGCTGTGTGATGTTAGTGATGGTGTAACGCTAGTGGTTGCAATTGGAGGTGGTGGCAACAAGGGTGGTAATGGTGGCGTCGTTGACTGTGTGATATTAGTGGTGGTCTAGTGCTAGTGGTTGCAGTTGGAGGTGGTGGTGATAAGGGTGTTGATGGTGGCGGTGATAGTAATAACACGTACTGCAGGTGTTTCTATATAAGTGGTGAAATTTTTGTGTTAAAActttaataacataaaaaataaaatttcccatcacttacataataacacgtggtgtactatTTGTGTTACGGGCACAAGGAAAATTTTCTCCAAGATGATACCCAAGCTCAAGATATTGGATGGAGAGCTAGGTTCAATTATTGTAGGTATGTAAAAAATGTGAGGGAATTTTAATATGGTAATTGACAAtaactttttaaatataattactgaGAACATAATCTTCTCAAGGTTCCGATTTAAAGGATCACTTATGGGCTCATCGTTTTTGGCGCAATTGGTGCTTTTACAGGACCAAACAAGGTCTAAGTTTCAAACTTTGTGAAACTAAACCAAGAATGAGatactatttataaaatttgaccaataagtagacactatttataaaattgGACCAATAAGtaaacattatttatgaaattagacCAATAAGTAGACATTATTTATTAAACGAAACCAATAATTAGgtattatttctaaaactaaaccaaTAGGTGGAAACTACTTATGAAACTAGATCCAGTAACTaagcactatttatgaaacatgaccaagaactatgcactatttatgaaagtggaccaATTAATAGTGTAATACcattcagtttcataaatagtgtagtaccgtttagtttcataaatagtgttcagtttcataaacagtgtctaTAATGGAAGGGCGggtaatataaatttttttcattaaaatttaagtgcttttgtccattttattaaaatttaaggggttttcattaatatttaatttttttcattaaataaagttatagcatgaattttggttaaaataaacttagtctAAGCCCTTTTCATTTTAGGCCCATgctaaaaagggaaaaagaaaaagaaaaaaaaaaggagttttaatgaaaagggcttagACCAagattattttaataaaaaaccaccATATagttttctttaataaaaaacacttcaaaattaacCATAAAGATAGAGGTCTCCAATTCTACATGGGCTGAATTACAGAGCCCAACAGAAACAAACATAAGTTTCCAAAATTACCCCAACAAGGAGGCGCAAGCCTGAAACTTGTTTGTTCTCATGAAGGAGAAAACTCACGTCAGCTCCAAGTAGAGCGTCGATCAGCGTTtcgttttttgggtttttcttccTTCATTCTCTGTGCATATATCAATTTTTGAATTTCCTTGTCCAAATTAGATTCAGATTTGGAGAATTACCAGACcttgagaagaagaaaaatcctaaattattgaatcaaaactccaaaagtacaattaaaaagaaacaaacaggAAAATAGCTGTGCAATTGAATCAAGGAGGAGGACACTCAAACTGAATCCATTTTCCATAGAAcatgaaaaaaaccaaaaattccaATTCCTTACACCCATTTCTCCATAaaactagaaagaaaaatatatctcTACCTGTGATAGAACCACCTTCCCCAATTACAAAatctggaaaagaaaaagaaaatggaaaaaatagacgagaaagagagagaaaagtgaCTTCAACCATGGCATTCAACTTTCATAACACTGTTAATGTTAAACATTTCTAGGAAATAGTATGATTTTTTTGCCACTTTTTTAGAAAACAATGCGACCCGTTATGTTTTGAATTCGTaactgtttctggaaaaactaaCACTGTCTCTGAAAAAACTAACATTGTATGTGGAAAAATTAATACTGTCTTTGGAAAAATTAACATTGTCTCTGGAAAAACTAACACTATCTCTGGAAATAGTGGCTTAGATTTCAGAAACAATGTTACTTAAAATCTAGAAACAGTTTATTTTTACAGTCCAAAAACAGTAACTCGTCGTTGTTATTGAATAGCATgcagatctcaaatttattttctggagaaataaacgatgaactccactgacgaagaaaaattgaaaaacattacCTCAAATCACTATGAATAATAACGACGAtcacatttcaacgaaataatacaaaatataaattaaatagcatgagaatctatatttttgtttcaaagaaaaagaagaaggtctgcaaaacaatgatgaactccattaacgatgaaaatctggaactcaacctaaaaaagttaggggtaaaattgacaaatcataatttattatagttgggTCATTTTTAGTTAGACTGCTTTAATATGGGCCTTGTACTAATCATTAAATAAAACTTATAgcatggttttttattaaaactaaaacttttcaagctcttttcattagttttcctaaaaaaaactAAGCTTTCCATCCACTACGGAAAATCATTTCCTTTACCGTGAGAAAGCAAAATAAATTATTGggaaaattacattttaccccctctAGTATGGGGTCAATTGCAACTTCATACAAcatatttaaaacatttcaatttcatacatttcgttatatttcttttcagtttcatacatcggttaaaaaatatgttaaattaaccgttaagtgatgacgtggcaaatataGGGTCCACATTTGTGCTGACATGGATGCCAACTTTGCACCTTGTGAATTAAAAGTAATGAAAAAAGgattagttaataaaaaaagtcaAGAATTTGATTCTTAGTTTGGGAAGCTTCTTCCGCCGCCGCCTTTTCCTTGATTCGACTCCATCCCCATTTGCTTGTTCATCTCTAATAATTCCATCAATGACATCCTTATCGGCTTTACTGTCCCCGATGCTGCACCCATATCTCCCTACGACACGTTATTTCTCGTTTCTTATCCCCCCTCGTCGGCTTCTTCGTCAAGACGATGCTGCTGCGACAGCC
This genomic stretch from Pyrus communis chromosome 2, drPyrComm1.1, whole genome shotgun sequence harbors:
- the LOC137723738 gene encoding B3 domain-containing transcription factor ABI3-like, with product MKREQVQVQVPVLHHHQDLHAEDQEDTLGVDPREMWLDDSQETALLADINDPSIFYNDHFPPLPDFPCMSSSSSSSSTPAPVKPVTCSSSSSSVSSSSSAASWAVLKSDAEPEDGERKQQPNQNSYHHQHSQIDDQTVDAHALSSTASMEISQPLDLSGGGGGIDCMDETETFRYMDLFEPNEFFDPSSIFQSDSLFMEQFQQDQDNQQLAMAQLLQDHHETVTTIQSNPQQQKQVVGHDEENTNKDLSNEDKDPDDMAMVFLEWLRSNRETVSAEDLRSVKIKKSTIECAARRLGGGKEAMKQLLKLVLEWVQTNHLQKRRSNRIITKDSNIITQQQYQDPFLNPNPNPSSRVFESNPSRNFTQTQWMAPPPHAAAYDPAAGGPLIPTPPPAPPPPATYPSMMGYMAADPFGNGPSPYQTSPEYHHHMIESGQPSWPSSPFGMGTAPYGSFQDNNIHLAPPLHHPQAFAGYGSQYQPYQYFPGNGEHQLMRLGSSATKEARKKRMARQRRLVSHHRHHGHQQNSQQLNNQMPDHHHLQQTRLVGNTTDLNCTGAVPLQANPGNWFYWPTATAAPSPSAVAMMPSIMQEAAPLPPVQQMDRPASTQAQNYNHGRSAVQERQERQERRQGWKSEKNLKFLLQKVLKQSDVGSLGRIVLPKKEAETHLPELDARDGISIAMEDIGTSRVWNMRYRYWPNNKSRMYLLENTGDFVRANGLQEGDFIVIYSDVKCNKYMIRGVKVRQAGPKSERQAGPKSEGNKRPGKSQRNQHASTPPGNNGSSPSSATTAHKKERVK